Proteins encoded by one window of Thalassoroseus pseudoceratinae:
- a CDS encoding tetratricopeptide repeat protein: MAVPVEGFSVLVRNVTLEQIHPGGLSGYAEACPNQTFCTDGHISRIGFMNALDLANFLDQLHEYGLSSAAEDPNRDITVVCQEDGLDSPCDWLQLGRHSSGVVAAWLAGRKPGEIVGPEGWTPAPSITQVSKVEARKRLKFLRIDGPIDIFFDTETEKEVYVGRTNLLPDEDSHDDFPGRSASDLYDWGTALANPYLPFQRSPLDPTTKTAQQELCRAVRLLTASIQLNSKNWAACWILGLTFRMRGQHESEYKALGRAYRLNPEHKDVLREFCLSCMTLGYGEEAVQVGWQATELDPRDAGLLSNLGLALLVSGEVIQAERVVQRALHMQPNDAITQNLLGYVQDVASGKKPRPTCFPPT, from the coding sequence GTGGCGGTTCCTGTCGAAGGTTTTTCCGTTCTCGTTCGAAACGTTACGCTTGAGCAGATCCACCCCGGCGGACTCTCGGGGTATGCTGAAGCGTGTCCGAATCAAACATTCTGCACCGACGGCCACATCAGCCGCATCGGTTTTATGAACGCGTTGGATCTTGCCAACTTCCTCGACCAACTCCATGAGTACGGGTTGTCGTCCGCCGCTGAGGATCCAAACCGTGATATTACCGTCGTCTGTCAGGAAGACGGTTTGGATTCCCCCTGCGATTGGCTCCAATTAGGACGACATTCCAGCGGCGTTGTGGCGGCTTGGTTGGCTGGGCGGAAACCCGGCGAAATCGTGGGGCCTGAAGGCTGGACACCGGCTCCTTCCATCACGCAGGTCTCCAAGGTCGAAGCTCGGAAACGGCTTAAGTTCCTCCGAATCGACGGACCGATCGACATCTTCTTCGATACGGAAACCGAGAAGGAAGTTTACGTCGGACGCACGAATTTGCTGCCCGACGAAGATTCCCACGATGACTTTCCCGGCCGATCCGCGTCTGATTTGTACGATTGGGGCACCGCACTTGCCAATCCGTATTTGCCTTTTCAGCGTTCGCCCCTTGATCCCACAACAAAGACGGCTCAGCAGGAACTCTGTCGCGCGGTTCGGCTGTTGACCGCGTCAATTCAACTCAATTCCAAAAACTGGGCCGCGTGTTGGATCCTGGGACTGACGTTCCGTATGCGAGGGCAACACGAATCAGAATACAAAGCCCTCGGTCGTGCCTACCGACTGAACCCCGAGCACAAGGACGTTCTCCGAGAATTCTGTCTGAGTTGCATGACGCTCGGCTACGGCGAGGAAGCGGTTCAGGTCGGTTGGCAGGCCACCGAACTCGATCCGCGTGACGCTGGGCTGTTATCGAACTTAGGACTTGCCTTGCTCGTCTCCGGCGAAGTTATCCAAGCGGAACGAGTGGTCCAACGTGCGTTGCACATGCAACCGAACGACGCGATCACCCAGAATCTTCTCGGGTACGTCCAAGACGTTGCCAGCGGAAAGAAGCCGCGTCCGACATGCTTTCCGCCGACTTGA